The Salinigranum rubrum genome contains the following window.
TCGAGGGGTCCTCCGGCTCTGACCCAGATGTCGAGTCTGCCGGTTCGGTTGAGCCCTCCGAAAAGTCTTCTTGGGACCGGCTGTTCCCAGTAGACTTCGAACTCTCAGGGCGCCCGTCTCGCTCCATAATAAACTCCCTCGGACTCCGAGTATAAAAACCTGGACCCTTTTGGAGTAGTAACTCGGTTGATTCAGTCAGTATACGACCTACAGGCGCAAATCTCTAAATCGTCTCACAAACCGTCATCGGAATCTATCACTCCCCGTTTTCGAGTTGTAACAACCATCGGTACCCGCCGGAATACATACCAGTACGACACATCCACACCCCCCGTTTTCGAGTTGTAAGAACGTGATATCACATATCACGAAGTCGTTCCCCTCACCCCCCGTTTTCGAGATGTAACGGAGCAAGCCGAGGACGAGAGTAGATGCAAGAAGCGTGGTACGTTGGACACGTTGCGTACCAGTCGTCCGTCTGTTGTAGGGCGACTCTCGAAGCCGGGACGATGAAACTCGACCGGCATGAGTCAGACGTCTGCTGGCGTGAACGCGCGTGGACGGCTCCGAGAAGTCGTGTGGATCTCACGAACCCGTTCACCTCGGGGCGGACCAACCCCCGCCCCCCTTTTTCGAGTTGTAAGTCCGCGAGACGGGGGAGGGGGTACTCGGCGGTGAGGTTGGTGAGAGAGTCCGTAAGTACCGGCGTCGGCAGGGAGAAACTCCATGTCCGCGATATTCACGAGTAGAATGACTAGGAGAAAAACTTATTTATGATATATGCGTACCCTACCCGTAGGATCGGACCTGTTTAGATCTAGTCTAGCAAACGCTAGACTAGATCGACAAACGAACCACTCGTGATCCGGAAGGAGCCAATTACTCAAGAACCACCCGTCTGAAACGTCTTCTCGCGGTTCTAACCGAATAGACTCCCCGTCCACTTCTCAACCGCCACCTTCTGTCGTTGGTTTACAACTCGAAAAAGGGGGAGGGGGTTGTTCGTTCCGGGATCGACTTCTGCTCTCGTCGTCTTCCCCGGTTGGATCTGGCGGGCGTCTTCGGCGACGTCGTGAACGTACTCCCGAAGCGTCTCCATGTCCTCCCAGGCGTCTTCGAGCGTTTTCGCCTTAGCCGATGTAGACGACCTCGCGGTCACTTCTTTGGCGTCTCTGTTCGGGCGACTGTGAGTTGATAGTTCTATTCATGGGTCTGGTCGAAGGTCCTCGTTCGAGCACCCCTGCACCCTTCAGGGGGCGAAAAACTGTCATATGTTTGTAGAATGACGACGGAGATGTACTATTAACCAACATCTTCTGCTCTTTGCGAGTCATGTTGGTTAAGATGGGTGGAGACAATCGGATTTCACTCCGCAGATGCTTTGTGCTCTGACACACGGGAGAAACTTCGCATCCCGGAGCGTCTCAACATCCGTTCCGTCTCCGCGGATTGCAAGCACGTCGAGGTCGTACGTGAGTGTGTCAACTCGTTGAGGATCGACATCGATGACGGTGACATCGTGGCTCTTGGACAGTAACTCGGCGATCGTTGAGCCGACCTCGCCGACGCCGACAATCACCACATTCACAAAACGCTCACCCTTCTCGCAGCAATCGTTCCACGAGAGCCGTTCATATCTAGGTACTAGCAGGGGACAACAAATCCGTCTCCGTCCGAACTACTAGCCACTCCTACTCGAGCCATTCACTCTTCCGAAGGCTCGGTTACTGACATATTGGTGGTCCAGCTATATCCTGTCGCTATCCCGTAGTTTCGCTTTTAAATAAAGACGGACGCTCCTTCACTGAATTACGAGACAGCTACTGGTTAGCGACCCGATCATCTCCGGTCGGCTGTCGCTGTGTCGTTAGCTGTTTGTAATACCGATAGAGGGGGAAGAACCGGTCCTCTATTCGCTGTGGGAGGCTCGTCTCGTTTGCATAGACAATCACGGGTATGCCCGCGTCTTCAGCCAATTCAATCACACGGTCGGGCGTGCTGCCAAAGACCCACCGCTTCAGATTCCGTGTCCGGGTCGCACCGATCACCAGTACTCCACCGTTCTCGGCGGCGGTTGAAACCAGTCCTTCGGCGACCGAGCCAGCACTGATATTATGCACCTCTATCGACGCTGTATCTGCGAGTTCAGAGAGAGTTTCCTCGGTATCCTCTGCCGTGCCCCCTTCGCCTGTCGGTGTGACGCTGATGATGTGAAGTTCGGACCCCGCTTTGCCCATCGCATTCACGAGCGAGAGAGCCGCTTCGTGATGAGGGCCGCCCCCAGCCCCGACGTTCACAGTCGAGAGGTCCGTCGGATCCTCGAAACCATTCGCGTAGAGCACGTCACACGGAGCCTCAACCTCGACCTCCTGGGCAATCTGGGGATGTTCCTCCGGATACCCCATCAATATCAGATCCGCCTCGTCGTCGCGGGCTGTCTGTAGGATATCGAACGCAATGTCCCGACAGATGTGCCCCTCGATAGAGTAGTCGACGCCGATTTCCTCATCAGCTAGAGCATCTGTGATCTGTTCGACGCGCCCGTTCGCGTCGTCGACCACCATCTCACTCGGTGTCTGCTCCGGAACGTGGGTGACGTTGACGACCTGAATGACGGGTTGGTTCCCGTAGAACTGACCGAGTGTCGCCGCAAGCTTGACGTGCGTCACCGCGCGGTCGAGTCGACCGACGGGGACGAGGATACGGAACCGATCGCTCTCATCTTCTTCTGTCACTCCGGTTTCCGAACTGGCCGGAGCAGTGTCACCGTTGGTTTCGATCGGAGACCGGGCGGGGACCACTCGCTCGAAGAGTTCTTCGACGTCCGGCGCTCCGCCCCAGATGAGGTATACGGCGACAAGCGACGCCGTCAACAGGAGGCCCACAGCCACCCCGATAGGTGGAAGGTTGTAGATTAGTGCGACGTTAGCGATAATGCCGAGTGCCGGAACGACAGGTACACCGGGCACCCGAAACCCGCGCTCGATATCGGGGTACCGTCGACGTGAATAGACGAGCGCCCCATTGACGACCGCGAGCGGCAACAGCAGGTTGAGTGTCGCAAATCCGGTCAATGCATTCAGTCCAAGAGAGAACTCTTCAATCGCGATGGAGACCCCAACCACACTCGTCTCGATACCGACCTGAATCGGCGCGAGAGCGCCGTGTTCACCCAAGAGCGTGATGAACGCAAGGACGAGCGCGACGATGACACCCGTCGCCGCTGCAGTGCTCCAGAAGGGCGTGCCGTACGTGGGATGGATGTACGATAACCGGCGAGGTGCCTGCCCTTGTCGCCCCATCAGCGAGCCGATTCCCGAAGCGGCGAGGATTGATGCATTCGAGGCCGAAACCATCGAGAAGATCGCCCCGGCGACAATGAGGTAGGTTCCGACAGGGACGCCCGCGATAGAGACCGGAATGAACGCTTGTGCCACCGCCCCCATCGCGGTTTCGCCGAGCTGGAGGATTTGATCCGGCGAACGTGCGAGCCGGTCAGCGACGTTCGTAATATTCACCATCGCCACAATTACGAACGCATAGAGCACTGTCACGGTCAGTATCGAAGCCGCGATTGCCCGTGGAACGGTTTTCCGGGGTTCGATAATTTCGCCGGCGGAGGCTGCAATCGCCGAAAACCCGAAAAACGTGATAAATGCGAGTGCAGCGACAGAAATAGTG
Protein-coding sequences here:
- a CDS encoding amino acid permease — protein: MVEHTRTLGFKVAFAIGLGTMIAAGIFSLSGIAVFQIGSTAVLAFVLAAIVAGITAASYSEFASIYSENGGGYLFASRTFEDRDLLTYGIGMSLFLGYTGTTAFYLATMDEWFFRFLIPESFHFLPHGTFGVLTAILLGTLNARGTEESGTFQVVVTAAKVAVLLLFIGGMFASVGVGPALGEFAGSFEVEPISTISVAALAFITFFGFSAIAASAGEIIEPRKTVPRAIAASILTVTVLYAFVIVAMVNITNVADRLARSPDQILQLGETAMGAVAQAFIPVSIAGVPVGTYLIVAGAIFSMVSASNASILAASGIGSLMGRQGQAPRRLSYIHPTYGTPFWSTAAATGVIVALVLAFITLLGEHGALAPIQVGIETSVVGVSIAIEEFSLGLNALTGFATLNLLLPLAVVNGALVYSRRRYPDIERGFRVPGVPVVPALGIIANVALIYNLPPIGVAVGLLLTASLVAVYLIWGGAPDVEELFERVVPARSPIETNGDTAPASSETGVTEEDESDRFRILVPVGRLDRAVTHVKLAATLGQFYGNQPVIQVVNVTHVPEQTPSEMVVDDANGRVEQITDALADEEIGVDYSIEGHICRDIAFDILQTARDDEADLILMGYPEEHPQIAQEVEVEAPCDVLYANGFEDPTDLSTVNVGAGGGPHHEAALSLVNAMGKAGSELHIISVTPTGEGGTAEDTEETLSELADTASIEVHNISAGSVAEGLVSTAAENGGVLVIGATRTRNLKRWVFGSTPDRVIELAEDAGIPVIVYANETSLPQRIEDRFFPLYRYYKQLTTQRQPTGDDRVANQ